The Pseudomonas entomophila genome segment GATTTCATGAAAAATCTTGCAACATCCCCTTTCTCCCAGACAGCTATCCGACTGATGGTAACTACCAAAAAATAAGAACCATTTGGCCATCACCTAGCTACTACTTTGGGTATAATCCCGCGCCGCCTTAATAGCCATTTGAATAGCCATTTGCAATCAAGGTGCCTTCATCGAGAGGTTTCGGCGATGAACAGAGGGATCTGCCGCCCCCGCCTGCGCGGCTCAACTGTTTCAGGGAAAGAAGAAGTCCGATGGTATCCCGCGCCTTAACCCTGGCGACCCTGGTCGCCGCCGTGCAGCTCGCTGGCTGCTCGGTATTCCGCAGCTACGACAGCGAACTGCAGGAAACCAACCAGCAACTGGCCGCTGGCAACGTCGATGCCGCCCTCGCCTTGCTGGAAAGCCACAATAAAGGCGAGCAGAAAGACCTGCTCTACTACTTCGAGAAAGGTGAGCTGCTGCGCTCCAAGGGCGACCTGAAGGGAAGCCAGGACGCCTGGCGCGCTGCCGACAGCGTAGTGTTCCAGTGGGAAGAGTCGGTCAAGCTGGACACCGACAAGTACCTGAGCCAGTTCGGCAGCTACCTGGTCAACGACAAGGTCCGCCGCTACGAAGGCTACGACTACGAAAAAGTCATGCTGACCACGCAGATGGCCCTGAACCTGCTGGCCCAGAACGACTTCGACGGCGCCCGCACCGAAATCAAGAAAACCCACGAGCGCGAGGCGGTCATCGCCGAGCTGCGCGACAAGGAATACCTCAAGCGCGAGGAAGAGGCCGAGAAAGAGGGCATCAAGACCGAGTACAAAGACCTGCAGGGTTACCCGGTCGCCAGCCTCGACGCCCCCGACGTGGTGGGTTTGAAGAACAGCTACCAGAGCGCCTTCAGCCACTACCTGTCCGGTTTCGTCTATGAAGCCCTTGGCGAGAAAGGCCTGGCTGCGCCGGGCTACCGCAAGGCCGCCGAACTGCGACCGAAGACCCCGCTGCTGGAGCAGGCCCTGCTCGACCTCGACAAGAACAGCGCCAAGCCCGGCGAGAGCGATGTGCTGATCGTGGTGCAGACTGGCCTGGCGCCGGCCCGCGACTCGATTCGCATCCCCCTGCCGCTGCCGATCGACAACAACCTGGTGATCACCCCGCTGTCGTTCCCGATCATCAAGGACGACACCTCGACCGCGCACCTGGGCGAGATCCAGCTCAACGACAAGGCCCTGGCCCTGACCGCGCTGAACAGCACCAGCGCCATGTCGCGCCGCGCCCTGCGCGACGACATGCCCGGCATCATCTTGCGCACCAGCGTGCGCGCCATCAGCCGCGGCGTGGCGCAGAAAAACCTGAACAAGGCCAACCCCATGGCTGGCCTGGTGGTGGGTATCGCCGGCACCGTGCTCGAAGGCGCCGACACCCGCACCTGGCGCACCCTGCCGAACGAGACACAAGTGGCTCGAGTACGCCTCAAGCAAGGCGAGCATCACCTGAGCTTGCCGTCGAGCCTCGGTGGCGCCCAGGTCACCGTGAAGGTCGATCGCCCGTACCAGGTGGTCAGCCTGCGTGTGGTCGGCAATCGTGTATTCGCCGGCGGCCCGGCCGTCGAAGTTGCCCCTCAGGCCTCGGCGCAAGCCGTTGCCAGCCTCAAGTAAGTCAAGGAACGATCATGCGCAGAACATGCCTCGCCCTGGCCGCCGTCGCCCTCCTGGCCGGCTGCGCCACCCCGCCACCCGCCCCGGGCAGCGCCGCCAGCAAGGTGGTGACCATGGGCCAGCTGGACAACATCGAGGTCGGCCAGATGCGGGTCGCCCGCGAGAACGGTTTCCTCACCGTCAACGTGGCGCTGAACAACACCGGCCGCAGCAACCAGACCCTGTACTACCGCTTTGCCTGGTTGGGCAACGACGGTTTCCCGGTGGCTGAAGAAGAGTCCTGGAAGACCCTGCCGCTGTACGGCAAACAGGCCAAGTACCTGCCCGCCATCGCCCCGACGCCCAAGGCCACCGACTTCCGCCTCGAAGTCCACACCCGGTAACCCCTTTCAGGAGCAATTCCCATGTTTGCACGCCTTTCCCTCGCCGCCGTCGCCATCGCCCTGGTCAGCGGCTGCAGCAGCCCTTCCCCGGTACTGGGCAGCAAGAACATCAACTACGGCGACAGCAAGGCCGTCGAGCTGATCACCAACGAGTTCGGCTCCACCGACCTGCAGATGATCGCCGAGAGCATGACCCGCTCCCTGGCCCAGTCCGGCGTGCTGCACGGCCGCCCGGTGGTGCAGGTGTACGACGTGAAGAACAAGACCAGCGAGTACATCGATACCCGCGAGATCACCACCTCGATCAAGACCCAGCTGATGAAGTCCGGCACCGCCCGCTTCGCCAGCGACAACACCGAGATGCAGAGCCAGGTCGACCAGCTCAAGCTGCAGAACCAGAGCGGCCTGTACAAGAAGAACAGCGTGGCCAAGACCGGCAACATGATCGCCGCCAAGTACCGCCTGGAAGGTTCGATCAGCTCGATCGTCAAGCGCAGCAGCGACTACAAGGACGTGTTCTACAAGTTCAGCCTGCAGCTGATCGACGTGGAAAGCGGCCTGGCCGAGTGGATGGACGAAAAAGAAATCCGCAAGACCACGGAGCGCTGATCGATGCGTGCATGGATGACCATCATCGGCCTGGCCTGGGCGTTCGGCGCCCAGGCGGCCCCCAAGGTGGCGGTGACCGACCTGGCCTACCAGGAGCGGGTGGAGGAGTACATTCACACCGTCGAGGCGCAGAACAGCCACCAGTCGAGCCTGTACAGCGCCAGCGGCCAGTCCAGCTACAGCGAGTACGAGAGCCTCAACAGCTACATCGAACAGACCGAAGTGCGCAAGTTCGGTGGCGATATCAAGGGTGAAATCCTCAAGACCGGCATGTTCCAGCTGGTCCAGGGCACACCCTACACCGCCGCCTCGAAGGAAGACGTGTACGACGTGATCCGCCGCATCAAGAGCGGTGCGTTCAAGGGCGCCGACTACGTGCTGTTCGGCACCCTGTCGGACATCGACTTCCAGGAAGACATCAACGCCCTGGACCACACCGACAGCTACTCGGCGGTGCTGGGCCTTACGGTGGTCGCCGACTTCAGCCTGATCAATACCCGCACCTACGAGATCACCTCGGCGTTCACCGCCATGGGCGAGGGGCAGGACACCAAGCTGGTGAAGAGCCGCGACCGCAGCGTGACGCTGAACCGCCCGCGGGTGGTGCGCGACGTGTCGAAGGCGCTGGGAGAGGATGTGGCGCAGCAGCTGGCTGAACAGCTGGGTGGCTCGGTGCCGGGGCAAGCCCGGCAGCCGCGGGGGCAGGACAACCTGCCGCCGGATGAGCCAGCGCAAATCCTGCGGTAACCGTTGAAAACGCCCGGTGAACCACCGGGCGTTTTCATTCAAGCGGGCTCAAATGCTCATGGCGCCCGATTCATCCCCAACTCCATGTCATCGATCAGTGCCTTGGCCAGCTCGCTGAGGATCCGTGCCGCGCTCCCAGCCATGCGGTCGTGTTCCATTTCTGCTTCGGTGGCCAAGTGGCGGATGCAGCCGAGCAGGACCGACAGCTGGGAAAAGGCGTGATCGAAGGGCACGCCGGGGCGCATCTGAAACAGGTCGAAGGTCGCCTTGCCGGCCGTTTGTGTGATGTTCAGCACGTCGGTCATGGCCTTGCTCCCTCTGTCATCGTCTGGTCGTGCAATACCGTCATGAAGCGGCACAGCAGGCGGATGTTCATGCCCATGGCATCGCGCGTAGGGCCGGGCTGGTTGTCGAGGAAGACGTTCACGGTTTCGTGCATGATCCGGCTCAGGGTGTGGAGCATGCTGTGGCATTCGTTGATGCCGAGCGGGGATTGCAGCGCGAGGAGTGGGGGTTCGAAGGGGATCAATGGGGTGGAAGGTGGATCGGGGACGATCTTTTTCATTCTGGAAGCTCCTATTGATATGCCAGGAACTGCCGTCCTATTCGTCTCACGGAAATGGTGGCAGCAACACGCGGGGGTGAGACCCGGGCCAATAGGAAACCCGACCAGGCCGAAGCCTGCCCGCGTGCGGCTGCCATGGAGTGGCATCTATTGATCCAGGGGTCTCAATCCCGGTCGCCCAAAAGCGACCCGAGGACGTTATGCCTGGGGCATTTCCCCGACAACATCGAAGCTTCCGCAAGGCGCGTAGGATACTTCCGAAGCCAAGAATGGCTGAAGGATTTGGTTTCAGATTCAGAAAAGTCGTACCGCGTTATCGCGGAGAAAGGGTCACCGTAACAGCCCATTCTTTCGAGGTGGGTGCCAGACGGTAGCCTTGCAGAGTTCTGGAGATCGAGCGCCGCCCGCGCGGCGCTCGATCTCATAGGCGCTGCAACACTCCCGTCGACCCCTTCGAGAAAACCAACATTCTCAAGCTCAGGCGCGCACGCCCTCAGGCAACGGCAGCGCCAGCAAACGCTCGTCCAGCAGCCCCAACCCTTCCTGGAACAGCTGGTTGCTGCGCTCGGTCTCACCCAGCCCCGCCAATAGACGCGCAAGCTCAGCACACGCCTCAGGGTTGCGTTCCATGCGCAGGCTGCTTTCCAGATAATCCCGGGCCTTGCCCCACAGGCGGTTCTGCAAGCTCAGACGACCAAGCGTGAGCAGCAAACTCGGGTCCTGCGGGTGCTCCTTCAACCAGCCTTCGGCCGTTTGCAACTGACGCGCCGGATCATCACCCCGCACCAATCCATACAAGCGGGCCAGGTGGCTTTCATAAGCACGCTTGAGCGCCCCGCGCAGCACCTGCTCGGCTTCACCCTGCGCGCCCACCTGGCGCAACTGCTCGGCATAGGCCAGCACCAGTTGGGGCTCCTGGCGCTGGGCGGCGGTCAATTGCTGCCAGGCACGCTCCAGCGCCTGGCGCGCCGCCTGCGGGTCTTCGCCGCGAGTCGCCGCCAGCCCCAGGTTCTGGCCCCAGGCACGCTGCTCGAGGTCAGCCAGTTCATTGGCCGGCAGCACCTTGTGCTTACGCAGGTCCGGCAGCAGACGAATCACCGCCGACCAGTCGCCGCGCTCCAGGTGCAGGCGCTGCAACAGGCGCAGCACCTGGGCGTTGTTCGGGTAGCGCTCCTGCATGGCCAGCAGGGCTTCCAGGGCCCCATCGCTTTCGCCACGGTCCATCTGCAACTGGGCATGGGCCAGGGCGATGGCGAGCTCGGCCTGGGGCTGACGCTCCAGGGCACGCTCCAGCAGGTTGTCGCGATCTTCGACACGGCCCAGCTCGTTGGCCGCGCGGGCGGCGCCGAGGTAGTACAGCAGCGGCTGGCGCGCGGACTCGGCGGCACGCTGCAGATGGCGCTGGGCACTGGTCCAGCGGCCTTCGGCCAGGTCCAGCTGGCCTTGCTCGATGGCGATGCGGTCACGACGAACGCGGTTACGGCGCGACCAGGGGTTGACCACGCCAGTCGACGTCAGCACCAGCCCGATCAGATAACGCAGCACCAGCAACAGCAGCACGATACCGACCAGAGCGCCCAGCGCGGCCCACAGCCCCGACTGGTAACGGAAACCACCGTAGGCAATCAGCACGTAACCGCTGTGCTTGGCAATGGCGATGCCCAGCGCCGCGGCGATCACGATCGCCAGCACCGCCAGCAGGTAGGCACGTTTCATGGCTTGGCCCCCTCGGCCGGGGCCGGCAGGTGGTGGCGCTGGATGTAGGCTTGCACCGCCGCCAGGCTCTCGCTCAGGTCAGGCGTCACGACCGACACCGGTTGCTCGGCGAGCTGGTTGAGGCTGTCGAGCATGGCCTTGCTTTGCGGGTTGTCCGGGTTGAAGTTGGCCAGCAGCACGCTGCGGGCGTCATCCAGCGCCTGGCTGTAGACCTTGTCCTGGCCATTGAGCGCCGCCCACTGGGCCTGCTCGATAGTCAGGCTGAGGGCCAGGCGCAGCTGGTTCAGCGACTGCCCGGAGAGCAACGGGCGCACATTGTCGTCGGCGTTGAACTCGATCTGGAAGTACTTGGAGATTTCAGCCCACCACTGCGACCAGCGGCTGGCGCCATCGCCGTCGGCGGTCAAGGCCCCCATGGCGTCGGCGTTTGCAGCGAACTCCGGTGACTGCGCACTGAGTTGCTGCACCAGCTCACGCTGGGCGGCGAGTTTGAGGAACAGGCCGGTACGGTCCGGCTGCTGGGTGCTGTTGAGCGTAGCCAGGCTGCGCGCCAGTTGCTCGCGCGCCGCGAAGGCACCTGGGTCGCTCTGCTCGCGCAGGATCTCGTCGGCACCTTCGACCAGCGCCTTGGCGCTGGTGACATCCTGCAATGCCGAGAGGCGCAGCGTGGCCAGGCGCAGCAGGTGCTCGGCCTCGGCCAGGCGCCATTCCTTGCGGCTCTCGCCCAACACGGTTTCCAACCGCTGGCTCAGGCGCTGCTGGTCGCCCTGCAACTGCGCCACCAGGCGACGGCGGTCTTCCAACTCGCCGGCGGCCGGCAGGCTGGCCAGTTGCGCGGTCAGTTGCTGCTCACGTTGCTGCAAGGCGTCGGCCCGTTGGGTGAGCGCCTGCAAGTGCTCGCCCTGCCCTTGCTCACTGCCCTGCAGCTGGCGCACCTGCAAGACACCCCAGCCGCCCACGGCGACCCCGGCAGCGCCCAGCAAAAGGGCCAACAGTGCCAAGCCGTTGCCGGAGCGTCGGGCGGGCGTGGCGGTGGTGGTTTGCGGCGCGTCGGGCGCCGAGGGCTGTTCCGTGTTGGACAAGACAGTTTCGCTCACGTATCCATCCTTTGCATGGTGGCGCATCGTTCTCTAGCTTAGCGCCTTAAAAGGCAGGCGCAGCAGTTCGCTGCACGGCTGCCAGCAAGGCCGCGGCACTGGCGCCACGGCAATCCACAACCTCACGGGCACCCAGCGCACGGGCCTGGTCGGCGACCCGCGGGCTGGGCACGAACAGCGGCAGGCGTGAAAGCCGCGGCCAGTCCGTTCCCGCTATTTGATGCAAGTGTTCAAGACCCTGCCCACTGCTGACCACCAGGCCATTGAGGCGTTCCCCATCGATGCGCCGTGCCAGCGTTCCGGCCGGGTAATGCGGCAGGCAACGGCGATACAGTTCCAGATAATCGACACTAGCACCTTGCTCTGCAAGACGCTCGGCCAGCAGTTCGCGACCTCCGACACCACGGACAATGAGGACGCGGGATGTAGGAAGTGCGATAGCCTGACGTAGGAATGAATGGGCCAGCAAGGCCTCGCTGTCATCACCATCTGTAGGGAAAGTCACCAAAAGCCCACGCGCCTGAAGCACGCTCGCCGTGGCCTCCCCCACCGTGAACCAGCCCGCACGCGGCGGTTCGACGCCCGCCTGGTCAAGTTGCTCGAGCAGCAGGCGCGCAGCCGGCTTGCTCACCACGATGATCGCTTGCGCCTGGCCAATCTCTGCCAGGCACTTCTGTTGCTGGGGTTCAAGCTCAACCGGGTCGATGGCCAGCAGAGGCAGGCTGGCGCTGGCAATGCCTGCTTCGGCCAGCGCCCGCGCCAGTGCCGCACAGTCCTCTTCAGGGCGGGTCAGCAGCAGGCGCCAGGGGCTCACGGGTGACCGGCCTCGCCATAGACTTCCTTGAGAATCGCCTCTGCGCCCTGACCAAGCAGGGCTTCGGCGACCTGTACGCCGAGTGCTTCGGCATTGGCGCGTGGCGCCCGGGCGTCGGCTACCAGCAAGGTGCCGCCGGAGGGCTGGCCGACCAGGCCGCGCAGCCACAGCTGTTCGCCTTCGAGTACCGCGTAGCAGGCGATCGGCACTTGGCAGCCGCCGTTCAGGTGCTTGTTCAAGGCCCGCTCGGCCACCACCCTGTCGGCAGTGTCGGCATGGTGCAGCGGCGCCAGCAGCGCGTGGATCTCGCTATCGGCGCTGCGGCACTCGATGCCCACGGCCCCCTGGCCACCCGCTGGCAGGCTGTCGTCGACACTGATGGTGGAGGTGATGCGGTCCTCGAAGCCCAGGCGAATCAGGCCGGCGGCGGCGAGGATGATGGCGTCGTACTCGCCGGCATCGAGCTTGGCCAGACGTGTGTTGACGTTGCCGCGCAGGAAGCGGATCTCCAGGTCGGGACGACGCGCCAGCAACTGAGCCTGGCGACGCAGGCTGGAGGTGCCGACGATGCTGCCGGCCGGCAGTGCCTCGAGGCTCTCGAAGGTATTGGAGACAAAGGCATCACGCGGGTCTTCACGCTCGCAGATGCAATACAGGCCCAGGCCTTCGGGGAAGTCCATGGGCACGTCCTTCATCGAATGCACGGCGATGTCGGCTTCGTTGTCCAGCAGGGCGGTTTCCAGCTCTTTTACGAACAAGCCCTTGCCGCCAATCTTGGCCAGCGGCGCGTCGAGCAGCTTGTCACCACGGCTGACCATGGGCACCAGGCTGACCTGCAGCCCGGGATGGGCCTGCTCGAGACGGGCTTTGACGTATTCGGCCTGCCACAGGGCCAAGGCGCTTTTACGGGTGGCAATGCGGATTTCGCGAGTGGACATGAAACGCCCCGATCCAGAGAAATGCGGCCGATGATAACAGCTCCTCCGGCTGTTCCCGCAGATTCAGATCAGCAATCCATGCAACCCATTCGCGGCCAAACCTGCGAATGGGCGATTCAGTGCAGCGTCTGCATCATCTTGCGCACCCCCGCCACATGCCTGCGGCTGACGGTCAGGGCATCCCCATCCAGGCCCTTGAGATAGAGCTGGAAATGCCCCAGCGGCGTGCGCTGCAGCTTTTCGATGCGCTCACGAGCGACCAGGGCATTGCGGTGGATACGCACGAAGCGCTCGCCGAACTCGTCTTCCAACGCCTTGAGCGGCTCGTCGAGCAATACCTCGCCCGCTTCATGGCGCAGGGTGACGTACTTGTGATCAGCGATGAAATAGATCACTTGCGGCAACGGGATCAGTTCAATGCCCTTGCGGGTGCGGGCACTGATATGGCTGCGCGGGCCGCCACCCTCATCACTGGTGGGCCGGGTCAGCGCCGCCAGCTGGGCGCGGTTGGGTTTTTCCGCGCGGCGCAAGGCGTCGCGCAGTGTCTGGGGCTGGATGGGTTTGTCAACATGGCTCAAGGTGCTCTCCTTGAAGGCCTGGCTGCCGTATTCGTCGTCACCGGTGCAGAACACCACCGCCGGCGGCGCCTCGCGCTCGCACAGCTTGGCGGCAACCTGCAGGCCATCGAGGCCGGGCATACCGATGTCCAGCAGCACCACATCGGGCTTGAGGCTCTCGATCAGTGCCAGGGCCTCCTCGCCGTTGGTGGCGCTGGGCTCCATCACGGTGTAGCCCTCCAGCTCGCCGAGCAGCCGGCTCAGGCGTTCGCGGGCTTGGGGTTCGTCATCAACGATCAGGACATTCATAATTGCGCTGGATTCCTGAGTGAGTCTCGCACGGGTATAGCGTAGACAAGTGTGGGGAGACCGGAAACGGTCACGCTACAGACCGGTGCGAAGGCCAAAGATTCACTGGCCTGGCAGATTCACCGCCAGTCCTCTGTCCAACTGTAGACGGTCCGTGGAACACTGCCGTTCAATCGTTGAATATGCCGCACCCCCTTGCCTGCGCGCTTCTCTCGACCAGCGCCCTGCGGCGGTGGGCGCAACCCTGCTATGATCGGCGCCACTTTTTCCGTTCACGCCTTCAAAGAGTGAATCCATGAGCACCGACAAGACCAATCAGTCCTGGGGCGGCCGCTTCAGTGAGCCCGTCGACGCCTTCGTCGCCCGCTTCACCGCCTCGGTCGATTTCGACAAGCGCCTGTATCGCCACGACATCATGGGTTCGATCGCCCACGCCACCATGCTGGCGCAGGTCGGCGTGCTCAACGATACCGAGCGCGACACCATCATCGATGGCCTGAAGACCATCCAGGGCGAGATCGAGGCCGGCAACTTCGACTGGCGCGTCGACCTGGAAGACGTGCACATGAACATCGAGGCACGCCTGACCGACCGCATCGGCATCACTGGCAAGAAGCTGCACACCGGCCGCAGCCGCAACGACCAGGTGGCCACCGACATCCGCCTGTGGCTGCGCGACGAGATCGACCTGATCCTGGGCGAGATCACCCGCCTGCAGCAGGGCCTGCTGGAGCAGGCCGAGCGCGAAGCCGAAACCATCATGCCCGGCTTCACCCACCTGCAGACCGCCCAGCCAGTGACCTTCGGCCACCACCTGCTGGCCTGGTTCGAAATGCTCAGCCGCGACTACGAGCGCCTGGTCGACTGCCGCAAGCGTGCCAACCGCATGCCACTGGGTAGCGCCGCGCTGGCCGGCACCACTTACCCGATCGACCGCGAGCTGACCTGCAAGCTGCTGGGCTTCGAAGCCGTGGCCGGCAACTCGCTCGATGGCGTCTCGGACCGCGACTTCGCCATCGAATTCTGCGCCGCCGCGAGCATCGCGATGATGCACCTGTCGCGCTTCTCCGAAGAGCTGGTGCTGTGGACCAGCGCCCAGTTCCAGTTCATCGACCTGCCCGACCGGTTCTGCACCGGCAGCTCGATCATGCCGCAGAAGAAGAACCCGGACGTGCCGGAGCTGGTGCGTGGCAAGACCGGCCGCGTGTTCGGTGCCCTGACCGGCCTGCTGACCCTGATGAAAGGCCAGCCACTGGCCTACAACAAGGACAACCAGGAAGATAAAGAGCCGCTGTTCGACGCCGCCGACACCCTGCGCGACTCACTGCGTGCCTTCGCCGACATGATCCCGGCGATCAAGCCCAAGCACGCGATCATGCGCGAAGCGGCCCTGCGCGGCTTCTCCACCGCCACCGACCTGGCCGACTACCTGGTGCGCCGCGGCCTGCCGTTCCGTGACTGCCACGAGATCGTCGGCCATGCCGTGAAGTACGGTGTCGACACCGGCAAGGACCTGGCCGAGATGAGCCTGGACGAACTGCGCCAGTTCAGCGACCAGATCGAGCAGGATGTATTCGCCGTGCTGACGCTCGAAGGTTCGGTGAATGCGCGTAACCACATCGGCGGTACCGCGCCGGCGCAGGTGCGCGCCGCCGTGGCGCGCGGCAAGGCCTTGCTGGCTTCGCGTTGACTGCATTCGCCGGCAAGCCGGCTCCTACAGGTGTAGGAGCCGGCTTGCCGGCGAACCGCTGTAAGCCTATCGCTTACCGCTCTTGATCATTTCCTGGAACGCCGGCATCGCCGCGTCCTTGTCCGCCACGATCCGCGCCATGTGCGGGTTCCCGCGCAATTTCTCCAGCAATGCCGCCGCCTGCGGGAAGTCCGCCAGGAAGTCGACGTTCAGCACTTTCTTGCCCACGACGCACGCCAGGTCGACCGAGAAGCAGAACATCAGGTCGGCGATGGTCATCTGCTCACCTGCCACATAAGGCTGGAAACGCCCATTGCACTTGAGCGTGGCGAACCCCGCCAGCAGGTCGACCCTTGCACGCTCCTTGATCAACGGTTCCACCGCCGTGCCGAAGAACGCCTCGCCATAGCAGGTGCGTGCCGGCAGTTCGATGTACAGCTCGATCTCCCGGAGCAGCTCTCGTACCTTCGCCTGGCCGAAGGCATCGGCAGGCAGCAGCGGTTTGCCGGGCTGAGTCTGTTCGATGTAGTCGAGGATCACGCCGGTCTCGCTGACGAAACCGTGCTCGGTTTCCAGCGTCGGCACCTTGCCACGTGGGCTCTTGGCCAATGCCTCGGGCGCCGGACCACCGAAGAACAGTACTTCCTCGAACGGCAGGCCTTTTTCCAGCAGGGCCAGCTTGACCATGTTGTAGTAGTTGCTGACCGCGAATCCATGAAGCTTGAGCATGTGAGACAGCCTCCAAGGCCGTGAGGGGTTGGCCCGGCTTTTATAGCCCTCCCGCGTCACCTTGACCAGCGCCATGGCCGGCGCTGATGGCCGGGCATTGCCAGCGCAGGCATGGCACACTGTGCGCTTCACCACAGGAGCACCGCCATGAGCGAGCACGACGATATCGACGGCAACGACGAAGAAGCCTTCACCGAGGCCACCCTCACCCAAGCCATCGAAAACCAGATCGAAAGCGGCGAGCCCCCAGCGGCCAAGGCCACCTTCAACAAGCTGACCCTGGTTGGCTACGAGCGCGAGGACATCCTCAACCTCATGGCCCATGTGCTGGCCGTCGAAATCGACGCCATGCTCGACGAGGACCGCCCCTTCAACACCGAGTGGTACGAAACCGCCCTGCGCGCCCTGCCGGAGCTTCCACCTGAGGCCGGTCAAGGCGATATCGAATAAGCCTGACTACACTCCTGACTTCCATCCTTGTCTGGAAGTCAGGAGTCGCCCATGTCCTTCACCCCCGAACTGATCGCCGAACTGGAAGTCCTTGCCCTGTTCGACCTGAACAGCCACCAGGAAGGCATCAAGGTTCACAGCAATGCCTCCCCTGCCCTGATCGCCGCTGCAAAACGCCTGCACGACAAACAACTGACCGACCAGCCCGATGGCGGCTACCTCACCAGCCTGGGCCTGGATGCCGCGCAGAGTGTCCAACAGTTGCTG includes the following:
- a CDS encoding TIGR02647 family protein, with the translated sequence MSFTPELIAELEVLALFDLNSHQEGIKVHSNASPALIAAAKRLHDKQLTDQPDGGYLTSLGLDAAQSVQQLLTILKTAQPA
- a CDS encoding glutathione S-transferase, which encodes MLKLHGFAVSNYYNMVKLALLEKGLPFEEVLFFGGPAPEALAKSPRGKVPTLETEHGFVSETGVILDYIEQTQPGKPLLPADAFGQAKVRELLREIELYIELPARTCYGEAFFGTAVEPLIKERARVDLLAGFATLKCNGRFQPYVAGEQMTIADLMFCFSVDLACVVGKKVLNVDFLADFPQAAALLEKLRGNPHMARIVADKDAAMPAFQEMIKSGKR
- the argH gene encoding argininosuccinate lyase codes for the protein MSTDKTNQSWGGRFSEPVDAFVARFTASVDFDKRLYRHDIMGSIAHATMLAQVGVLNDTERDTIIDGLKTIQGEIEAGNFDWRVDLEDVHMNIEARLTDRIGITGKKLHTGRSRNDQVATDIRLWLRDEIDLILGEITRLQQGLLEQAEREAETIMPGFTHLQTAQPVTFGHHLLAWFEMLSRDYERLVDCRKRANRMPLGSAALAGTTYPIDRELTCKLLGFEAVAGNSLDGVSDRDFAIEFCAAASIAMMHLSRFSEELVLWTSAQFQFIDLPDRFCTGSSIMPQKKNPDVPELVRGKTGRVFGALTGLLTLMKGQPLAYNKDNQEDKEPLFDAADTLRDSLRAFADMIPAIKPKHAIMREAALRGFSTATDLADYLVRRGLPFRDCHEIVGHAVKYGVDTGKDLAEMSLDELRQFSDQIEQDVFAVLTLEGSVNARNHIGGTAPAQVRAAVARGKALLASR